The Cetobacterium sp. 8H genome segment CGTTTTAATAGTCTTTAGGCTATTTGTAAAAAATAAACAGCTTAAATCTATTTTAATCTAGACTTAAACTGTTTACATTTCTACTATTTTTCAGCTTTAGCTTTTCTGATCTCTTCAATTAAGTAAGGTATAGTTTTTCCTAAATCAGTAACAAGTCCTAAATCTGCTGAACCAAATATAGGTGCTGATTTATCCTTATTTACAGCAATAATATATTCTGATTCTTCCATTCCTGCTAAGTGCTGTATCGCTCCAGAAATTCCAAATGCAAAATATACATCCGGTCTAACTGTTTTTCCAGTCTGCCCAACTTGTCTATCATGACTTACAATTCCAGCATCAACAAGTGCTCTAGATGCAGATGCAACTCCTCCTAACTCATTAGCTAAAAGCTCCAAGTTATCAAAACCATTTTGAGCTCCAACTCCTCTTCCACCTGAAACAAGAATCTTAGCTTCAGTTATATCCACTTTAGCTTTAGCTTCTTTTATTATATTTAAAACTTTAACTTTCATTTTAGAGTGGTCAAAATTAACTTTAAAATTAAGAACAGCTCCTTGTCTATTTTCATCTTTAGATAATCTAGTCATTACTCCAGGTCTAACTGTAGACATCTGTGGTCTATGATCAGGACAAATGATTGTAGCCATTAGGTTTCCACCAAAAGCTGGTCTTGTCATCAGTAGCTCTCTATTTTCTCCAATCTCTAACATTGTACAGTCTGCAGTAAGTCCAGTTTCACATCTTGAAGATATTCTTGGTCCTAAATCTCTTCCTAAAGTTGTCGCTCCGATAAGAACTACCTCAGGTTTTTTGTTGTTTATTACAGCAGTAAAAGCTTGAGTATAAGCTTCAGTATCATAGATTGATAACTCTTTAGAATCAACTACAACAACCTCATCAGCACCATATGCAATCAAGTCCTTTACTAGGTGTTCAACGTTATATCCTAAAAGAACAGCTGTCACTTTTTCACCTAAAGATGCGGCTAACTCTTTTCCTTTTCCAATCAATTCTAATCCAACGTTTTGTAGTACTCCCTCTCTTTGCTCAGCAAAAACAAGGATCCCTTTATATTCATTTAAATTCATGACATTCTCCTCTTGTTTTAAAATATTAGATTACAAATTTTTCTTTTAATTTATCAACGATAATTTTTGCTGCCTCTTGAGGGTCAACTTCATAAAGTTGTCCAACCGCTTTAACACCTTTAGTAAACGATTTTTTAACTTTTGTAGGCGATCCGTTTAATCCAAGTTTTGTTTCATCTATATCAGATAATCTATCCACTCCCCAAATTTCAACCTCTTTATCGAATGCATCTACAATATTTTTAACATTCATGTATCTTGGTTTATTAGCTTCTGCTAAAACAGTCATTAAACAAGGAGTCTCAACTTGTAATAACATGTATCCTTCCTCTGTTGATCTTTTAACTTCAAATGTTTTCTTTCCATCAAATTCAATATCTTTTACATATGTAATTTGAGGAACATTTAAAAACTCAGCAATTTGTGGTCCTACTTGCGCAGTATCTCCATCGATAGCTTGTCTACCCGCAATTATTAAATCATAATCTAATTCACTAAGTGCAGCAGAAATAGCGTGTGATGTAGCTAAAGTATCCGCTCCTGCAAACTTTCTATCTGTTAAAAGAATAGCTCTATCTACTCCCATAGCAATCGCTTCTCTAAGAGCTGCATCTGCTTGAAGAGGTCCCATTGTAATTGCTGTTATATGCGCTCCAAATTTATCTTTTAATTTTAATGCTTCTTCTAATCCACCCTTATCATCTGGATTTATTATACTAGGAACTCCATCTCTGATAAGTGTTCCTTTTACAGGATCTAATCTAATCTCTGTAGTATCAGGTACTTGTTTTATACACACAACTATATTCATTTTGTTTATTCCTCCCAATTTACTTTAGTAATGATCCTGCGATAACCATTCTTTGTACTTCTGAAGTTCCTTCATAAATTTCAGTAATCTTAGCGTCTCTCATCATTCTTTCGACAGGATATTCTCTAGTATATCCGTATCCACCGTGTAATTGAACAGCTTTTGTTGTAACATCCATTGCAGCTTCAGCAGCAAATAGTTTTGCTGTAGCAGCATCCAATGAATAGTTTTCTTTTCTAGATTTTTTCCATGCAGCTTTATAAACAAGATGTTTTGCAGCTTCCACTTTAGCGTACATATCAGCTATTTGGAACTGAGTATTTTGGAATTTAGAAAGAGGTTTTCCAAATTGTTTTCTCTCACAAACATATTTAACAGTTTCATCTAAAGCTCCACCAGCAATACCTAAAGCTTGAGCAGCAATTCCAATTCTTCCTCCATCAAGGGTCATCATTGCAATTTTAAATCCTTTTCCAATAGCTCCAAGAATATTATCTTTAGGAATTCTACAATCTTCAAATATTAACTCACAAGTTGCAGATCCTTTAATTCCAAGTTTTTTCTCTTTTTTACCAACAGAGAATCCAGGAGTATCAGCTTCAACAATAAATGATGTGATACCTTTTAATCCTAAAGACTTATCTGTCATAGCAAATATAATATAAACATGAGCATAACCAGCATTAGTTATAAATATTTTAGAACCGTTTAATACCCATTCATTAGTTTTTTCATCAAACCATGCAGTTGTTTGTTGTCCTGCAGCGTCAGTTCCAGCGTTAGGTTCAGTTAATCCAAAAGCCCCAATCCATTCACCAGAAGCCATCTTAGGAAGATACTTTTGCTTTTGCTCTTCAGTACCAAATTCTAAAATAGGTGCAACACCTAAAGATGTATGAGCAGAAAGAATAACACCTGTAGTACCACAAACTTTTGAAAGTTCTTCAACAGCCATAGTATACATGATCTGGTCTCCACCTGCACCACCATATTGTTTAGGTACAGTAATTCCCATCATTCCAATTTTACTCATTTTTTCAACTGTTTCAACCGGGAATCTTTCTTCCTCATCAATTTCAGCAGCAAGAGGTTTCACTTCATTTTCAGCAAAAGAAGTTATCATTTGCTTAAAAAGTTCTTGCGATTTAGTTAATGTAAAATCCATTTATTTCCTCCTAAATTTTTTATTTTTTCATTAGTGTAGCTTTTCCAGCTATTACCTCTATACCATTTTGGTTAGTACATATAGTTTTTAAAATAACTCTATTTTTTTCTGGAATTAATTCTATTATTTCTACAGTAGCTGTTATTGTATCTTCAGCATATACAGGAGCTAAAAATTTTAACTCCTGACCTAAGTATATACTTCCTTCACCAGGTAATCTTGTTCCTAAAGCAGCTGATATTAAACCAGCTCCTAACATACCATGTGCTATACGATGTTTAAACATTGTTGTCTTTGCGTATTCTTCATTTATGTGAGCAGGGTTTACATCAGTTGTTATTCCAGCAAATAAAATAATATCTGTTTCTGTTATTGTTTTACTAATACTATCTTTCATACCTATTTTTAACTCTGAAAATTGCATAATTGAACCCCCTTTAATTTAAAATTATAAAAATTAGATTACAAGACCACCGTCTACACCAATAGTTTGACCAGTTATAAATTTAGATAAATCACTTGCTAAGAATAAAACTGCATTTGCTATATCATCAGGTTCTCCCATTTTTCTCAATGGTGTTTTTTCTACCATAGTGTTTATTACTTTTTCTGGAAGATCCTTTGTCATTGGAGTTTTTATAAACCCAGGAGCTATTGCATTTGTTCTTACTTGTTCACCTTTTCTAGCAAACTCTTTTGCCCAAGCTTTAGTTAATCCAATAACTCCAGATTTTGTAGCAACATAATTTGTTTGACCAATATTTCCATATACTCCCACTACAGAAGACATATTTATTATACTTCCACTTTTATTTTCAAGCATTAATGGAACAATAGCTTGTGTCATATTGAATACACCTTTTAAGTTAACATCAATTACAGCATCCCATGCTTCTTCAGTCATCTTTTGGATTAAAGAATCTTTTGTTATTCCAGCGTTATTAACCAGAATATCTATTTTTCCATATTGATTTTTTACATCTTCAACAAATTTTGTGATTCCTTCTCTATCTGTTACATTTAAATTTACCATTTTAATATTTGGATTTGTAAACTCACCAGCTCCTAAATCACAAGAATAAACTATAGCTCCTTTTTCTGCTAATTTTTCACAAATTACAGCACCGATTCCTCTTGCTCCACCTGTTACTACAGCTATTTTTCCATCTAATCTCATATATATTTTCTCCTTTTTATTATATTTTATATTGATTTAACAACTACAGCTGTTCCCATTCCTCCACCTATACAAAGGCTTGCTAAACCATACTGACTTTTTCTTTTTGACATTTCATGTACTAAAGTTGTTATAATTCTATTTCCACTAGCTCCAACTGGGTGTCCTAAGGCAATTGCTCCACCATTTACATTACATCTTTCATCAAAGAATTCATCTGTAACCCCATATTCATTTTTTAATTCAAACATAACTCCCAGTGCTTGAGCTGCAAAAGCTTCATTTAATTCAACTAAATCCATCGATTGTAAATCTAAATTAGCCATTTTTAGAGCTTCTTTTATTGCAGGTACAGGTCCCATTCCCATAATCTTAGGATCTACTCCTCCCTGACCTATTCCCACTATTTCAGCTAATGGTTTTAGATTATATTTCTTTACAGCTTCCTCACTTGCTAAAAGAACAGCAC includes the following:
- a CDS encoding electron transfer flavoprotein subunit alpha/FixB family protein is translated as MNLNEYKGILVFAEQREGVLQNVGLELIGKGKELAASLGEKVTAVLLGYNVEHLVKDLIAYGADEVVVVDSKELSIYDTEAYTQAFTAVINNKKPEVVLIGATTLGRDLGPRISSRCETGLTADCTMLEIGENRELLMTRPAFGGNLMATIICPDHRPQMSTVRPGVMTRLSKDENRQGAVLNFKVNFDHSKMKVKVLNIIKEAKAKVDITEAKILVSGGRGVGAQNGFDNLELLANELGGVASASRALVDAGIVSHDRQVGQTGKTVRPDVYFAFGISGAIQHLAGMEESEYIIAVNKDKSAPIFGSADLGLVTDLGKTIPYLIEEIRKAKAEK
- a CDS encoding electron transfer flavoprotein subunit beta/FixA family protein, which gives rise to MNIVVCIKQVPDTTEIRLDPVKGTLIRDGVPSIINPDDKGGLEEALKLKDKFGAHITAITMGPLQADAALREAIAMGVDRAILLTDRKFAGADTLATSHAISAALSELDYDLIIAGRQAIDGDTAQVGPQIAEFLNVPQITYVKDIEFDGKKTFEVKRSTEEGYMLLQVETPCLMTVLAEANKPRYMNVKNIVDAFDKEVEIWGVDRLSDIDETKLGLNGSPTKVKKSFTKGVKAVGQLYEVDPQEAAKIIVDKLKEKFVI
- a CDS encoding acyl-CoA dehydrogenase codes for the protein MDFTLTKSQELFKQMITSFAENEVKPLAAEIDEEERFPVETVEKMSKIGMMGITVPKQYGGAGGDQIMYTMAVEELSKVCGTTGVILSAHTSLGVAPILEFGTEEQKQKYLPKMASGEWIGAFGLTEPNAGTDAAGQQTTAWFDEKTNEWVLNGSKIFITNAGYAHVYIIFAMTDKSLGLKGITSFIVEADTPGFSVGKKEKKLGIKGSATCELIFEDCRIPKDNILGAIGKGFKIAMMTLDGGRIGIAAQALGIAGGALDETVKYVCERKQFGKPLSKFQNTQFQIADMYAKVEAAKHLVYKAAWKKSRKENYSLDAATAKLFAAEAAMDVTTKAVQLHGGYGYTREYPVERMMRDAKITEIYEGTSEVQRMVIAGSLLK
- a CDS encoding MaoC family dehydratase, whose translation is MQFSELKIGMKDSISKTITETDIILFAGITTDVNPAHINEEYAKTTMFKHRIAHGMLGAGLISAALGTRLPGEGSIYLGQELKFLAPVYAEDTITATVEIIELIPEKNRVILKTICTNQNGIEVIAGKATLMKK
- a CDS encoding beta-ketoacyl-ACP reductase — its product is MRLDGKIAVVTGGARGIGAVICEKLAEKGAIVYSCDLGAGEFTNPNIKMVNLNVTDREGITKFVEDVKNQYGKIDILVNNAGITKDSLIQKMTEEAWDAVIDVNLKGVFNMTQAIVPLMLENKSGSIINMSSVVGVYGNIGQTNYVATKSGVIGLTKAWAKEFARKGEQVRTNAIAPGFIKTPMTKDLPEKVINTMVEKTPLRKMGEPDDIANAVLFLASDLSKFITGQTIGVDGGLVI